A part of Pseudoliparis swirei isolate HS2019 ecotype Mariana Trench chromosome 8, NWPU_hadal_v1, whole genome shotgun sequence genomic DNA contains:
- the LOC130198463 gene encoding zona pellucida sperm-binding protein 3-like yields MMAFFWQRALLVSLAAAMSVYGDMKLDCGTDSVRLVWTEGRSRADTSLFRLGNCFPTSFSATEAFFSVDFDDCNFRRIVTGDRLMFTNDLTYSSSPDSVDFTRPVVCEYERPEDWYPRLHAPIFNTFGLGDLEFHFGLMNADFSGPAESTTFPLGSFIPIMASVAQETHQPLLLFLEECVAATTPELQPGSTLYPIIANEGCLVDSLVSRSKFEQRQKSSELRLSLQAFRFGLGEEVFIHCKLVAWDPNGQDNSKKACHYDNEHGWEQLDNSASRYLCACCDSDCKSRRVRSLASGKRGMAQKAVLGPLTITDVNY; encoded by the exons ATGATGGCTTTCTTTTGGCAGCGTGCACTGCTTGTGAGCCTGGCTGCTGCCATGTCGGTGTATGGAG ACATGAAGCTGGACTGTGGAACCGACTCTGTGAGGCTGGTGTGGACGGAGGGCAGGTCCCGGGCTGATACCTCGCTCTTCCGTCTGGGTAACTGCTTCCCCACCAGCTTCTCGGCCACCGAGGCTTTTTTCAGCGTGGACTTCGACGACTGTAACTTCAGGAGAATT GTAACTGGGGATCGCTTGATGTTCACCAATGATCTGACCTACAGTTCCTCTCCTGACTCTGTGGACTTCACTCGCCCCGTTGTCTGTGAATATGAGAG GCCTGAAGACTGGTACCCGCGGCTTCATGCCCCAATTTTCAACACGTTTGGTCTGGGAGATCTAGAGTTCCACTTTGGCCTCATGAATG CTGACTTCTCCGGCCCCGCTGAATCCACCACCTTTCCTCTGGGCTCCTTTATCCCGATCATGGCTAGCGTGGCGCAGGAGACCCATCAGCCCTTGCTGCTGTTTCTTGAGGAATGCGTAGCGGCTACCACaccagagctgcagcctggaagCACTTTGTACCCGATAATCGCCAATGAGGG ATGTCTTGTGGACAGTCTGGTATCACGCTCCAAATTTGAACAAAGGCAAAAGTCCTCTGAGCTCCGCCTTTCCCTTCAAGCCTTTAGGTTTGGTCTCGGTGAAGAG GTGTTTATCCACTGTAAACTTGTGGCTTGGGATCCCAATGGCCAGgacaacagcaagaaggcctgTCACTATGACAACGAgcatgg CTGGGAGCAGTTGGACAACTCTGCATCCCGCTATCTCTGTGCCTGCTGTGACTCTGACTGCAAGTCCAGGAGGGTCAGGAGTTTAGCATCAG GGAAGCGTGGTATGGCACAAA